From Topomyia yanbarensis strain Yona2022 chromosome 1, ASM3024719v1, whole genome shotgun sequence, one genomic window encodes:
- the LOC131676249 gene encoding proton-coupled folate transporter-like — MKIANKNKEQSPLLAQSNPRSCSWNVLQCITIEPVVLLHTFGWSISEVMLINQIIFQSCVVTLDSNICANLGTDDVGVYLEEIVQPLASAISMTIAVLTSVVPALIALFFAPWSDKFGRKGIIAAASIGYLITDLMVALVSYLSSYYIVSPWFYVVANIPVAVLGGFSVFYVGVYSFLHDVTNEQNRTIRMGILHGCSLFGILSGLLVSSRLSMVISLTVMFIISATTALISIVYLVFVIQESVLVDQSYTTIEKLKAAFNISYVRTMLNTFTKSRPKYERSITWLLIAIGGLVEFAIAGRVLFFLYTRHEFRWNTTTYSLWLAAEMGTMILGNILGIAMLKRMFNISDIGILTISTINHLADYLLKGISTQGWQLYLTTILTPFKGVDGAAIRALLSNILPAEDIGQIYAMDLCIKAFIPLIAAFSLTYVYNSTIDTAPSTYLFVTGATFVLNLLFIGVAHILLKLRERHSSLERREFDSNYYVHQ, encoded by the exons ATGAAAATAGCTAACAAAAACAAAGAACAATCACCGCTTCTCGCACAGAGTAATCCACGAAGCTGTAGCTGGAACGTCCTGCAATGTATAACGATCGAACCGGTAGTTCTGTTGCACACTTTCGGATGGAGTATCTCCG AGGTGATGCTTATCAATCAGATCATATTTCAATCATGTGTTGTGACGCTCGACTCCAACATATGTGCGAACTTAGGAACCGACGACGTTGGCGTTTATCTAGAAGAAATTGTTCAACCGTTGGCGTCGGCGATTTCGATGACCATTGCTGTACTTACTTCTGTAGTTCCTGCTTTAATAGCATTGTTTTTCGCTCCATGGTCGGATAAATTTGGCAGAAAAGGAATTATTGCAGCTGCTTCGATTG GATATTTGATCACTGATTTAATGGTGGCATTGGTTAGTTATTTGTCATCCTACTACATAGTAAGTCCGTGGTTCTACGTTGTGGCCAATATCCCGGTAGCTGTTTTGGGGGGCTTTTCAGTATTTTATGTCGGAGTGTACAGTTTTCTACACGACGTAACGAATGAACAAAACAGAACCATTCGAatgggaattttgcacggatgTTCGTTGTTTGGAATCTTGAGTGGTTTGTTAGTCAGCAGCCGTCTCAGTATGGTAATATCACTCACAGTGATGTTCATTATCTCGGCAACTACGGCTCTGATAAGCATTGTTTACCTGGTGTTCGTAATTCAAGAAAGTGTATTAGTAGACCAATCATATACTACGATAGAGAAACTAAAAGCTGCGTTCAACATAAGCTATGTGCGGACAATGCTGAACACGTTTACGAAAAGTCGGCCTAAGTACGAACGATCAATCACATGGCTTCTGATCGCGATTGGCGGATTGGTTGAATTTGCTATTGCTGGACGAGTTCTGTTTTTTCTGTACACTAGACATGAGTTTAGGTGGAACACCACTACCTACAGTCTTTGGCTGGCTGCTGAAATGGGAACGATGATTCTAGGGAATATTTTAGGAATCGCTATGCTGAAGAGAATGTTTAACATTTCCGACATTGGCATACTAACTATTTCAACTATCAACCACCTAGCAGACTATCTACTCAAAGGAATCTCTACACAAGGCTGGCAACTATACCTTACTACGATTTTAACACCATTCAAGGGCGTTGATGGAGCCGCTATAAGAGCCCTTCTATCGAATATTCTGCCCGCGGAAGATATAGGGCAAATTTATGCAATGGATTTGTGCATTAAGGCTTTTATACCACTAATAGCGGCATTCTCACTAACATATGTTTATAACTCCACCATTGATACGGCTCCTTCGACATACTTATTTGTAACGGGCGCAACGTTCGTGCTAAATCTACTGTTTATCGG GGTAGCACACATTTTGCTTAAGCTGAGGGAACGTCATTCAAGTTTGGAACGGAGAGAATTTGATAGTAACTATTACGTTCATCAATAG